In Perca fluviatilis chromosome 11, GENO_Pfluv_1.0, whole genome shotgun sequence, the following proteins share a genomic window:
- the LOC120567859 gene encoding uncharacterized protein LOC120567859 encodes MGNTHCPPEDAAHLASIARDICPFPNYNPNPLFFNMLSINSSLHLRNHYTAVQSSLTPKQLEDFTQGLRTTFGREGNVTLGGVGVVALSLAVLFDTLARQVRGEWVSESGPIPGLFVKNLRGYYPAHVYTASEYLKLVPHIANNPTRMIEESERYLKQLVIDHQSWWNKLVENHTMPITDDTTVVNVMMGQLFAVSLSLHLGRITNSTGNLSDHNDKQLRRDAIIWNLNCDLEAADKEFLVKVKKSDKRTQEAFESCTPKSGYVPQTWLQYVAKLVLADVLFLPLYTGYTTDDSAIAHREDFDLKADALVKWVE; translated from the exons ATGGGGAACACGCATTGCCCTCCTGAGGACGCAGCCCACCTGGCCTCTATTGCTCGAGACATCTGCCCTTTCCCAAACTACAACCCCAATCCTCTTTTCTTCAACATGCTGTCCATCAACTCTTCACTTCACCTGAGGAACCACTACACAGCAGTGCAGTCCTCCCTGACCCCCAAGCAGCTGGAGGACTTCACCCAGGGCCTGAGGACCACTTTTGGCAGGGAGGGCAATGTCACTCTTGGCGGGGTGGGGGTAGTGGCCCTGTCCCTGGCAGTACTGTTTGACACTCTTGCCAGACAGGTCAGGGGAGAGTGGGTGTCCGAATCAGGGCCCATTCCAGGTTTATTTGTCAAAAACCTGAGAGGGTACTACCCAGCGCATGTCTACACAGCCAGTGAGTACCTGAAGCTGGTACCCCACATTGCAAACAACCCTACCAGGATGATAGAGGAGTCAGAGAG GTACCTCAAGCAGTTAGTAATCGATCACCAATCTTGGTGGAACAAGTTGGTAGAAAACCACACAATGCCGATAACAGATGACACCACAGTAGTCAATGTGATGATGGGACAACTTTTTGCAGTCAGTTTATCCCTTCACCTAGGCCGCATCACAAATTCTACGGGTAATCTGTCGGACCACAATGACAAACAACTCCGTAGAGATGCTATTATCTGGAATCTCAACTGTGACCTAGAGGCTGCTGACAAAGAATTTTtggttaaagtaaaaaaatctgACAAACGCACCCAAGAAGCTTTTGAAAGCTGCACGCCAAAGAGTGGATATGTACCACAGACATGGCTGCAGTATGTAGCCAAGCTAGTATTGGCAGATGtcctgttcctccctctctataCTGGATATACAACTGATGATTCAGCAATTGCTCACAGAGAAGATTTTGATCTAAAGGCCGATGCACTCGTAAAATGGGTAGAGTAA